Proteins encoded in a region of the Pseudomonas sp. GOM7 genome:
- a CDS encoding 3-deoxy-7-phosphoheptulonate synthase, with the protein MADLPINDLNVASNETLITPDQLKREIPLTDAAQETVANGRQVVRDILDGSDHRLFVVVGPCSIHDIKAAHEYAERLKVLAAEVSDTLFLVMRVYFEKPRTTVGWKGLINDPYLDDSFKIQDGLHIGRKLLLDLAEMGLPTATEALDPISPQYLQDLISWSAIGARTTESQTHREMASGLSSAVGFKNGTDGGLTVAINALQSVSSPHRFLGINPQGGVSIVTTKGNAYGHVVLRGGNGKPNYDSVSVAICEQELTKAGIRPNIMVDCSHANSNKDPALQPLVMENVANQILEGNNSIVGLMVESHLGWGNQSIPKNLCDLKYGVSITDACIDWDTTEKALRSMHAKLKDVLPKRQRS; encoded by the coding sequence ATGGCTGATTTACCGATCAACGACCTCAACGTCGCCTCCAATGAAACGCTGATCACCCCGGATCAGCTCAAGCGCGAAATTCCCCTGACCGATGCGGCGCAAGAGACCGTCGCCAACGGTCGCCAGGTGGTGCGTGACATCCTCGACGGCAGCGATCACCGTCTGTTCGTCGTGGTCGGCCCCTGCTCCATCCATGACATCAAGGCCGCACATGAATATGCCGAGCGCCTCAAGGTGCTGGCTGCCGAGGTTTCCGACACATTGTTCCTGGTGATGCGCGTGTACTTCGAGAAGCCGCGTACCACCGTGGGCTGGAAAGGCCTGATCAACGATCCCTACCTCGACGACTCGTTCAAGATCCAGGATGGCCTGCACATCGGTCGCAAGCTGCTGCTCGATCTCGCCGAGATGGGCCTGCCCACCGCCACCGAAGCGCTCGACCCGATCTCCCCGCAATACCTGCAGGATCTGATTAGCTGGTCGGCCATCGGCGCCCGCACCACCGAATCGCAGACCCACCGCGAGATGGCCTCCGGCCTGTCCTCGGCCGTCGGTTTCAAGAACGGCACCGATGGCGGCCTGACGGTGGCCATCAACGCTCTGCAATCGGTATCCAGCCCGCACCGTTTCCTCGGCATCAATCCCCAGGGTGGCGTCTCCATCGTCACCACCAAGGGCAACGCCTATGGCCATGTGGTGCTGCGCGGCGGCAACGGCAAACCCAACTATGATTCGGTCAGCGTTGCCATTTGCGAGCAGGAACTGACCAAGGCCGGCATCCGCCCGAACATCATGGTCGACTGCAGCCACGCCAACTCCAACAAGGATCCGGCCCTGCAACCGCTGGTGATGGAGAACGTCGCCAACCAGATCCTCGAAGGCAACAACTCCATCGTTGGCCTGATGGTGGAAAGCCACCTGGGCTGGGGCAACCAGTCGATTCCGAAGAACCTCTGCGACCTCAAGTACGGTGTGTCCATCACCGACGCCTGCATCGACTGGGACACCACCGAGAAGGCGCTGCGCAGCATGCATGCCAAACTCAAGGATGTACTGCCCAAGCGCCAGCGTAGCTGA
- a CDS encoding GNAT family N-acetyltransferase, producing the protein MSEALSIHHDEASHQFVTTVDGDRAYLAYMDLGKQTLDIYRTFVPNSLRGRGIAAALTEHALRYAENRGYTVIPSCSYVERYLERRQRHQVS; encoded by the coding sequence ATGAGCGAAGCGTTATCCATTCATCACGATGAGGCCAGTCATCAGTTCGTGACCACCGTCGACGGTGATCGCGCCTACCTGGCCTACATGGATCTGGGCAAGCAGACGCTGGATATCTACCGCACCTTCGTGCCCAACTCCCTGCGCGGCCGTGGCATCGCCGCAGCCTTGACCGAGCACGCCCTGCGCTATGCCGAAAACCGAGGCTATACCGTGATCCCGTCCTGCTCCTACGTCGAGCGCTACCTGGAGCGTCGCCAGCGCCATCAGGTGAGCTGA
- a CDS encoding arylesterase, which translates to MRAWWLSGALALLFWAQGAVAGTLLVVGDSISAAFGLDSRQGWLALLEKRLSDEGFDHRVVNASISGDTSAGGLARLPALLAEHHPEVVIIELGGNDGLRGQPPAQLQQNLASMVEQSQQAGAKVLILGMRLPPNYGARYTAAFAQVFDDVAQAYQVALVPFFLEGVGGVPGMMQADGIHPNVAAQPVLLDNAWPALEPLL; encoded by the coding sequence ATGCGTGCATGGTGGCTGAGTGGTGCCTTGGCCCTGCTGTTCTGGGCCCAGGGGGCGGTTGCAGGCACCCTGCTTGTGGTCGGCGATAGTATCAGCGCCGCTTTTGGCCTGGATAGTCGCCAGGGTTGGCTGGCGTTGCTGGAAAAACGCCTTTCGGACGAGGGTTTCGACCATCGCGTGGTCAATGCCTCGATCAGTGGCGATACCAGCGCAGGCGGCTTGGCGCGGCTGCCAGCGCTGCTCGCTGAGCATCACCCTGAAGTGGTGATCATCGAATTGGGAGGTAACGATGGCCTGCGTGGCCAGCCGCCTGCGCAATTGCAACAGAATCTTGCGTCGATGGTCGAGCAGTCGCAGCAGGCTGGGGCCAAGGTACTCATTTTGGGGATGAGGTTGCCACCGAATTATGGCGCGCGTTACACCGCCGCCTTCGCTCAGGTGTTCGATGACGTGGCGCAGGCGTATCAGGTCGCCCTGGTGCCGTTCTTCCTCGAGGGCGTCGGCGGGGTGCCGGGGATGATGCAGGCCGATGGCATCCATCCGAATGTCGCGGCTCAGCCAGTACTGCTCGATAACGCTTGGCCAGCTCTCGAGCCGCTGCTCTGA
- the oprI gene encoding outer membrane lipoprotei OprI, with the protein MNNVLKFSALALAAVLATGCSSMSKETEARLTATEDAAARAQARADEAYRKADEALAAAQKAQQTADEANERALRMLEKASRK; encoded by the coding sequence ATGAACAACGTTCTGAAATTCTCTGCTCTGGCTCTGGCCGCTGTTCTGGCTACTGGCTGCAGCAGCATGTCCAAAGAAACCGAAGCTCGTCTGACTGCTACCGAAGACGCTGCTGCTCGCGCTCAAGCCCGTGCCGATGAAGCCTACCGCAAGGCCGATGAAGCTCTGGCTGCTGCTCAGAAGGCTCAGCAGACCGCTGACGAAGCCAACGAGCGCGCTCTGCGCATGCTGGAAAAAGCTAGCCGCAAGTAA
- a CDS encoding GntP family permease, which translates to MLGNLGLLVGLALLIFMALRGVNIFIAALLCAILVALTNAVQVPKALLEYFPFGPLGAFTFAGKFFVLFLCGAIFGKVMAASQAASSIAQAITRGLGTQRTLWVAMLVCAVLTYGGVVVFVVIFTMYPLGISLMREANLPKRLFCGAIALGAGSFTMTALPGSPSIHNVIAASALGTDLFAGAWIGLLASLLMVGLGMAYLQREWRLARERGEGFEANAQDERMAHLAGTPGSGPHWGMAVMPIVAVLGIILLPRLLALSGMVVAGDGMLGGLLAFSQAQPILWPSLALVLATGLAILMFPALRRNLLQTLGQGADDAIMPLLNTAAVIGFGGVVTQTPGFAQFAQWIVSVELPPLLSVFASVSVVSGIVGSSSGGLQIFMQTLAPRYLEMGIEPEILHRIANIAAGGLDSLPHCGAVIALLMIMGLTHKQAYKDIFVITVLIPVVACLACIAVLSLV; encoded by the coding sequence ATGCTGGGTAACTTGGGCTTGTTAGTGGGGCTGGCGCTGTTGATCTTCATGGCGCTGCGTGGGGTGAACATCTTCATCGCTGCGCTGCTGTGCGCGATCCTGGTGGCCTTGACCAATGCGGTGCAGGTGCCCAAGGCATTGCTGGAGTATTTTCCGTTTGGCCCACTGGGAGCCTTTACCTTCGCTGGCAAGTTCTTCGTGCTGTTTCTCTGTGGCGCCATCTTCGGCAAGGTGATGGCTGCCAGCCAGGCTGCCAGCAGCATTGCTCAGGCCATTACGCGTGGCTTGGGCACGCAACGCACGCTGTGGGTGGCAATGCTGGTCTGCGCAGTGCTGACCTATGGTGGTGTGGTGGTGTTCGTGGTGATCTTCACCATGTACCCCTTGGGGATTTCCCTGATGCGCGAGGCCAATCTGCCCAAGCGCCTGTTCTGTGGCGCCATTGCTCTTGGCGCGGGAAGCTTCACCATGACCGCGCTGCCGGGCTCGCCATCGATCCATAACGTAATTGCCGCCAGCGCTCTGGGCACTGATCTGTTCGCCGGAGCCTGGATCGGCCTGCTGGCGAGCCTGCTGATGGTCGGGCTGGGCATGGCCTACCTGCAGCGTGAGTGGCGCCTGGCCCGTGAGCGCGGCGAGGGCTTCGAGGCCAATGCTCAGGACGAGCGCATGGCGCACTTGGCCGGCACGCCTGGCAGCGGGCCGCACTGGGGGATGGCGGTGATGCCGATCGTCGCCGTCCTGGGCATCATTTTGCTGCCGCGTCTTTTGGCGCTGTCCGGTATGGTCGTGGCGGGCGATGGGATGCTCGGCGGGCTGCTGGCGTTCAGTCAGGCGCAACCGATCCTCTGGCCCAGTCTGGCGTTGGTGCTGGCTACCGGCCTGGCGATCCTGATGTTCCCGGCGTTGCGCCGCAACCTGTTGCAGACGCTGGGGCAGGGCGCGGATGATGCGATCATGCCGCTGCTCAACACCGCGGCTGTGATCGGCTTTGGTGGGGTGGTAACGCAGACGCCGGGTTTCGCCCAGTTCGCTCAGTGGATCGTCTCGGTCGAGCTGCCGCCGTTGCTTTCGGTATTCGCTTCGGTCAGCGTGGTTTCGGGTATCGTTGGTTCGTCATCGGGCGGCCTGCAAATCTTCATGCAGACGCTGGCACCGCGTTATCTGGAAATGGGCATCGAGCCGGAGATATTGCACCGTATCGCCAATATCGCCGCCGGTGGGCTCGATTCGTTGCCGCATTGCGGCGCGGTCATCGCCCTGCTGATGATCATGGGCCTGACCCACAAGCAGGCCTACAAGGATATCTTCGTCATCACCGTGCTGATTCCTGTGGTCGCCTGCCTGGCCTGTATTGCCGTCTTGAGCCTTGTGTAA
- a CDS encoding ABC transporter ATP-binding protein, with protein MTSSILAARNLSKVVSSAEGELTILHDLDLNLEKGDSLAIVGSSGSGKSTLLGLLAGLDLPSAGSVLLAGQDLSQLDEDRRARLRAEHVGFVFQSFQLLDSLNALENVMLPMELEGHADARQRARALLERVGLGQRLSHYPRQLSGGEQQRVAIARAFAADPDVLFADEPTGNLDTQTGERISDLLFALNQERGTTLVLVTHDERLAHRCQRLIRLEAGHLIDQVQP; from the coding sequence ATGACTTCGAGCATTCTCGCTGCGCGGAACCTTAGCAAAGTGGTCAGCAGCGCGGAAGGCGAGCTGACCATCCTCCATGATCTCGACCTGAACCTGGAAAAGGGCGACAGCCTGGCCATCGTCGGCAGTTCCGGCTCGGGCAAGTCCACCCTGCTCGGCCTGCTCGCCGGGCTAGACCTGCCCAGCGCCGGCAGCGTGCTGCTGGCCGGCCAGGACCTCAGCCAGCTCGACGAGGATCGGCGCGCCCGCCTGCGTGCCGAGCATGTCGGCTTCGTGTTCCAGTCCTTCCAGTTGCTCGACAGCCTCAATGCGCTGGAAAATGTCATGCTGCCGATGGAGCTCGAAGGCCACGCCGATGCCCGCCAGCGTGCCCGCGCCCTGCTCGAACGAGTCGGCCTGGGCCAGCGCCTGTCGCACTACCCGCGCCAGTTGTCCGGTGGCGAGCAGCAGCGCGTGGCCATCGCCCGCGCCTTCGCCGCAGACCCGGACGTGCTGTTCGCCGACGAACCCACCGGCAACCTCGACACCCAGACCGGCGAGCGCATCAGCGATCTACTGTTCGCCCTCAATCAGGAGCGCGGTACCACCCTGGTGCTGGTTACCCATGACGAACGCCTGGCTCATCGCTGCCAGCGCCTGATCCGCCTCGAAGCCGGCCACCTGATCGACCAGGTACAGCCCTGA
- a CDS encoding L,D-transpeptidase family protein, translated as MLSRFSAVNRCLAVLALCSSTAVQALEFPLPPPGEDIVGQVQVVKAKYEDTFADLGTANNLGYLEMVAANPGVDPWLPGEGKEVVLPTRFILPPGPREGIVINLAEYRLYYYPKDKNVVYTFPLGIGREGWGSPLGTGRITAKTPNPAWYPPKSIREEHAADGDPLPTMVPPGPDNPLGPYKMSLSFPGYLIHGSNKKFGIGMQVSHGCFRMFNHNVLELAAMAPVNTPVRIINEPYKFGLSGGKVYLEAHAPLNEKGEPSVVDKHTAVINALLKRDDLTGLRLDWDSVREVVAAEDGLPVVIAQASGGVVASSEQPSF; from the coding sequence ATGTTGTCGCGATTCTCTGCGGTCAACCGTTGTCTCGCTGTGCTGGCTCTGTGCTCCAGTACTGCCGTTCAGGCGCTCGAATTTCCCCTGCCTCCTCCTGGCGAGGACATCGTCGGTCAGGTGCAGGTAGTCAAGGCCAAGTACGAGGACACCTTCGCCGATCTGGGTACGGCCAATAACCTGGGCTATCTGGAAATGGTGGCGGCCAACCCGGGTGTCGATCCTTGGTTGCCGGGCGAAGGCAAGGAGGTCGTCCTGCCGACTCGCTTCATCCTGCCGCCTGGCCCACGCGAGGGGATCGTGATCAATCTCGCTGAGTACCGCCTGTACTACTACCCGAAAGACAAGAACGTGGTGTACACCTTCCCGCTCGGCATCGGCCGTGAGGGTTGGGGCTCTCCGCTTGGCACCGGGCGCATTACCGCCAAGACGCCAAACCCGGCCTGGTACCCACCCAAGTCCATCCGCGAGGAGCATGCGGCAGACGGCGATCCGCTGCCGACCATGGTGCCGCCGGGGCCGGACAACCCGCTGGGCCCTTACAAGATGTCTCTGTCCTTCCCTGGCTACCTGATCCACGGTTCAAACAAGAAGTTCGGTATCGGCATGCAGGTCAGCCATGGCTGCTTCCGCATGTTCAACCACAACGTCCTGGAACTGGCGGCGATGGCGCCGGTAAATACGCCGGTGCGTATCATCAACGAGCCCTACAAGTTCGGCCTCAGTGGCGGCAAGGTGTACTTGGAGGCGCACGCCCCGCTGAACGAAAAAGGCGAGCCCTCGGTGGTGGACAAGCACACTGCGGTGATCAATGCGTTGCTCAAGCGTGACGATCTCACTGGCTTGCGCCTGGACTGGGACAGCGTGCGTGAAGTCGTCGCGGCCGAAGATGGCTTGCCGGTGGTCATCGCCCAGGCCAGTGGTGGCGTGGTTGCTAGCAGCGAACAGCCGTCGTTCTGA